In the Piscinibacter sp. XHJ-5 genome, one interval contains:
- the tldD gene encoding metalloprotease TldD, which produces MISREPTIERLAIARSLLLEPFGLTEATLARALQSIATHRIDDADLYFQYTRSEGWSLEEGIVKSGSFGIDQGVGVRAVAGEKTAFAYSDDISEAALLDAAQTVRTIAAAGQSRKVKVSGRHTVAGSRVLYAPMDPITTLDSTQKVALLEKVEKLARAKDPRIAQVMAGLAGEYDVVLVARADGTLAADVRPLVRLSVTVIAEQTIAGEVRREVGSGGGGGRFGFGYFHDSVIESYVNDAVNAALTNLESRPAPAGEMSVVLGSGWPGILLHEAIGHGLEGDFNRKGSSAFSGRIGQRVAARGVTVLDDGTLPDRRGSLNIDDEGNASQRNVLIEDGILRGYIQDAMNARLMKVQPTGNGRRESYAAVPMPRMTNTYMLGGDKTKEEIIAGLKRGLYAYNFGGGQVDITSGKFVFSASEAFWVENGKVQYPVKGATIIGNGPDALTRVTMIGNDMKLDTGVGTCGKEGQSVPVGVGQPTLRIDGLTVGGTA; this is translated from the coding sequence ATGATCTCCCGCGAACCCACCATCGAACGCCTTGCCATCGCCCGATCGTTGCTGCTGGAACCCTTCGGGCTCACCGAGGCAACGCTGGCGCGCGCGTTGCAATCCATCGCCACTCACCGCATCGACGACGCGGACCTCTATTTCCAGTACACCCGCAGCGAAGGCTGGAGCCTGGAGGAAGGCATCGTCAAGAGCGGCAGCTTCGGCATCGACCAGGGCGTCGGTGTGCGCGCCGTGGCGGGTGAGAAGACTGCCTTTGCCTACTCCGACGACATTTCCGAAGCTGCACTGCTCGATGCAGCACAGACCGTCCGCACCATTGCGGCGGCAGGCCAGAGTCGCAAGGTCAAGGTGAGCGGCCGGCACACGGTTGCCGGCAGCCGCGTGCTGTATGCGCCGATGGACCCGATCACGACGCTCGACAGCACGCAGAAGGTGGCCCTGCTGGAGAAGGTCGAGAAGCTCGCGCGCGCCAAGGATCCGCGCATCGCGCAGGTGATGGCCGGTCTGGCAGGCGAATACGACGTCGTGCTGGTCGCGCGCGCCGACGGCACGCTTGCTGCCGACGTACGTCCGCTGGTGCGGTTGTCGGTCACGGTCATCGCCGAGCAGACGATCGCCGGCGAGGTGCGCCGCGAGGTGGGCTCCGGCGGTGGCGGCGGCCGTTTCGGCTTCGGCTACTTCCATGACAGTGTCATCGAGAGCTACGTCAACGACGCGGTGAACGCCGCTCTCACCAATCTGGAATCGCGCCCCGCTCCTGCCGGCGAAATGAGCGTGGTGCTCGGCTCGGGGTGGCCCGGCATTCTCCTGCACGAAGCGATCGGGCACGGGCTCGAAGGTGACTTCAATCGCAAGGGATCGAGTGCGTTCTCGGGGCGCATCGGCCAGCGGGTGGCGGCACGCGGCGTCACGGTGCTGGACGACGGCACACTGCCCGACCGGCGCGGCTCGCTCAACATCGATGACGAAGGCAATGCGTCGCAACGCAACGTGCTGATCGAAGACGGCATCCTGCGCGGCTACATTCAGGATGCGATGAACGCACGTCTGATGAAGGTGCAGCCCACGGGCAACGGCCGCCGCGAAAGCTACGCCGCGGTGCCGATGCCACGCATGACCAACACCTACATGCTGGGCGGCGACAAGACCAAGGAAGAGATCATTGCAGGCCTGAAGCGCGGCCTCTATGCGTACAACTTTGGCGGCGGCCAGGTCGACATCACCAGTGGCAAGTTCGTGTTTTCCGCCAGCGAGGCGTTCTGGGTCGAGAACGGCAAGGTCCAGTACCCGGTGAAAGGCGCGACCATCATCGGCAACGGACCCGACGCACTGACCCGTGTGACGATGATCGGCAACGACATGAAGCTCGACACCGGCGTGGGCACCTGCGGCAAGGAGGGGCAGAGCGTACCCGTGGGCGTGGGTCAGCCCACGCTGCGCATCGACGGACTGACCGTCGGGGGCACGGCGTAG
- the rsmI gene encoding 16S rRNA (cytidine(1402)-2'-O)-methyltransferase: protein MTTPNASLLLQAAAAAAGGQQYPAGTLYVVATPIGNLADISLRAIHVLSLVDAVACEDTRHTAPLLRHLGLDKPLLAVHEHNERDAAQGVISRLSRGERVAYVSDAGTPAVSDPGAALVAAVQQAGLATVPVPGASSAVVALSVAGDTRGAGFVFVGFLPAKGADRTLALKALAVAAPAQVVFEAPHRMESLARDLAQACPERTITLCRELTKQFETVITLQASQLPDWLAAEPNRLRGEFVLVVHGLGAATTDADIGRHDATLELLLAALPLKQAVAIAAELTGAPRNALYARALALKQG, encoded by the coding sequence GTGACCACCCCGAATGCCTCGTTGTTGCTGCAAGCTGCGGCCGCTGCCGCGGGCGGGCAGCAGTATCCCGCAGGTACTCTCTATGTGGTCGCCACACCGATCGGGAACCTGGCCGACATCAGCCTGCGCGCGATTCACGTGCTGTCGCTGGTCGACGCAGTCGCTTGCGAAGACACCCGCCACACCGCGCCGCTGCTGCGCCATCTCGGCCTCGACAAGCCGCTTCTTGCCGTGCACGAGCACAACGAACGTGACGCGGCGCAAGGCGTGATCTCGCGGCTGTCGCGAGGCGAGCGCGTGGCCTATGTCAGCGATGCCGGCACGCCGGCCGTCAGCGATCCTGGTGCCGCACTCGTCGCGGCCGTGCAGCAGGCCGGACTCGCAACCGTGCCCGTGCCCGGCGCCAGCAGCGCGGTGGTCGCGCTGAGCGTCGCTGGCGACACACGCGGGGCAGGCTTCGTCTTCGTCGGCTTTCTGCCGGCCAAGGGCGCCGACAGAACGCTGGCGCTCAAGGCACTGGCCGTGGCCGCGCCGGCCCAGGTGGTGTTCGAAGCGCCGCATCGGATGGAGTCGCTCGCGCGCGACCTCGCGCAAGCCTGCCCTGAGCGCACGATCACGCTGTGCCGTGAGCTGACCAAGCAGTTCGAGACCGTGATCACGCTGCAAGCGTCGCAACTGCCTGACTGGCTGGCCGCGGAACCGAACCGCCTGCGCGGCGAGTTCGTGCTTGTCGTTCACGGGCTGGGCGCCGCGACGACCGACGCGGACATCGGGCGCCACGACGCCACACTCGAGCTTCTGCTCGCCGCATTGCCGTTGAAGCAGGCCGTGGCGATCGCCGCCGAATTGACCGGCGCGCCGCGCAACGCGCTGTACGCGCGTGCGCTGGCGCTGAAGCAGGGCTGA
- a CDS encoding YraN family protein has protein sequence MVTTKGAGDEGEARAWEHLQRHGLALVQRNYRVALGSRARGGEVDLILRDRDGTLVFVEVRTRKCDSLVRAAASITAVKRRSIVLAAQHYLQRFATPPACRFDVVAIDGEQIEWLKAAFDAG, from the coding sequence GTGGTCACGACAAAAGGTGCGGGAGACGAGGGTGAGGCCAGGGCCTGGGAGCATCTGCAGCGGCACGGACTGGCGTTGGTGCAGCGCAATTATCGGGTGGCCCTCGGCTCGCGTGCGCGCGGCGGCGAGGTCGACCTCATCTTGCGCGACCGCGATGGCACGCTGGTGTTCGTCGAGGTGCGCACTCGCAAGTGCGACAGCCTCGTGCGCGCAGCCGCTAGCATCACGGCCGTCAAGCGTCGCAGCATCGTGCTCGCGGCGCAGCATTACCTGCAGCGCTTTGCCACGCCGCCGGCTTGCCGTTTCGATGTCGTCGCCATCGATGGCGAGCAGATCGAATGGTTGAAGGCGGCGTTCGATGCGGGATGA
- a CDS encoding phosphoheptose isomerase produces the protein MLEQRIQQQFFDSADLKYAAAEILAKPIADAVSAVIGSITGGGKVLACGNGGSASDAQHFAAEFIGRFERERPGLAAVALTTDTSILTAIGNDYDFDVVFSKQVQALGNPGDVLLAISTSGNSANVLAAVEAAHAKEMTVVALTGKGGGKMRERLSETDVHICVPHDRTARIQEVHLLVLHCLCDAVDLQLLGEQDNA, from the coding sequence ATGCTTGAACAACGCATCCAGCAGCAGTTTTTCGACAGCGCCGACCTGAAGTACGCCGCTGCGGAGATCCTCGCCAAGCCCATCGCCGACGCGGTCAGTGCGGTGATCGGCTCCATCACCGGCGGGGGGAAGGTGCTGGCGTGCGGCAACGGCGGATCGGCCAGCGATGCACAGCATTTCGCGGCCGAGTTCATCGGCCGCTTCGAGCGTGAGCGACCCGGCTTGGCCGCGGTGGCGCTGACCACCGATACGTCCATCCTCACGGCGATCGGAAACGACTACGACTTCGACGTCGTCTTCTCCAAGCAGGTGCAGGCCCTCGGCAATCCGGGCGATGTGCTGCTCGCCATCAGCACCAGCGGCAACTCGGCCAACGTACTGGCCGCGGTGGAAGCCGCACACGCGAAGGAGATGACGGTCGTCGCCCTCACCGGCAAGGGCGGCGGCAAGATGCGCGAGCGGCTGAGCGAGACCGACGTGCACATTTGCGTGCCGCACGACCGCACCGCGCGAATCCAGGAAGTCCACCTCCTCGTGTTGCACTGCTTGTGCGACGCGGTGGATCTGCAGCTTCTCGGCGAACAGGACAACGCATGA
- a CDS encoding BON domain-containing protein: MKRQALRAAALAASLAVANVLTGCAPLLVGGAVLGGTLMATDRRTSGAQVEDQAIELKSMNRIRDVVGDRGHVSTTSYNRVVLITGEVQTEADKTAVEQAVQRVENVKSTVNELEIMGPSSLTSRSNDAILSSKVKASFVDAKDLFANSFKVTSERGTVYLMGRVTEREANRATEVARSVSGVQKVVRLFEIITEQELADMAPKAPAK, encoded by the coding sequence ATGAAAAGACAAGCTCTCCGTGCGGCCGCGCTGGCCGCTTCCCTTGCTGTGGCCAACGTCCTGACAGGCTGCGCCCCGCTGCTGGTGGGCGGCGCCGTGCTCGGCGGCACGCTGATGGCCACCGACAGGCGCACTTCGGGCGCACAGGTGGAGGATCAGGCGATCGAACTGAAGTCGATGAACCGCATTCGCGATGTCGTCGGCGATCGCGGCCATGTCAGCACGACCAGCTACAACCGCGTGGTCCTGATCACCGGCGAAGTGCAGACCGAGGCCGACAAGACGGCGGTCGAGCAGGCGGTGCAACGGGTCGAGAACGTGAAGTCAACCGTCAATGAGCTCGAGATCATGGGCCCGAGCTCGCTGACCAGCCGCTCCAACGACGCGATCCTCAGCAGCAAGGTCAAGGCCAGCTTCGTCGACGCCAAGGACCTGTTTGCCAACTCCTTCAAGGTGACCAGCGAGCGCGGCACCGTGTACCTGATGGGACGCGTCACCGAGCGAGAGGCCAACCGCGCCACCGAAGTGGCGCGCAGCGTCAGCGGCGTGCAGAAGGTGGTGCGCCTGTTCGAGATCATCACCGAGCAGGAGCTGGCCGACATGGCACCCAAGGCGCCAGCCAAGTGA
- a CDS encoding NAD(P)-dependent oxidoreductase, producing MNSTKTYEPIAPRTVAFLGLGVMGHPMAGHLARAGHRVTVYNRTAEKAAKWVTEYGGRAAPTPAEAAQGADIVFACVGNDDDLRSVVLGDDGAFAGMKRAAVLVDHTTASAAVARELSAIGRGQGLQFIDAPVSGGNLGAINGALTVMCGGDKAAFEAIQPVAMAFSKAVTLLGESGAGQLAKMVNQIAIAGLVQGLAEAIAFGEKAGLDMKAVLGVIGKGAAQSWQMDNRGPTMIDDRFDFGFAVDWMRKDLGLVLAEAQRNGARLPVTALVDQFYADLQAMGGRRWDTSSLIKRLR from the coding sequence ATGAACTCCACCAAGACCTACGAACCGATCGCTCCCAGGACCGTTGCCTTCCTCGGGCTCGGTGTCATGGGCCACCCGATGGCCGGGCACCTTGCGCGCGCGGGTCACCGCGTCACGGTCTACAACCGCACCGCCGAGAAGGCCGCGAAGTGGGTGACCGAATACGGCGGCCGCGCCGCGCCGACGCCAGCCGAGGCAGCACAAGGCGCCGACATCGTCTTCGCCTGCGTCGGCAACGACGACGATCTTCGCTCGGTGGTGCTGGGTGACGACGGTGCGTTCGCCGGCATGAAGCGCGCAGCCGTGCTTGTCGATCACACCACCGCATCCGCGGCGGTCGCGCGCGAGCTCAGCGCCATCGGCCGCGGGCAGGGTCTGCAGTTCATCGACGCGCCGGTGTCGGGCGGCAACCTCGGCGCCATCAATGGCGCGCTCACCGTCATGTGCGGCGGCGACAAGGCTGCCTTCGAGGCGATCCAGCCGGTCGCGATGGCGTTCTCGAAGGCGGTGACGCTGCTCGGCGAAAGCGGTGCAGGACAGCTCGCAAAGATGGTCAACCAGATCGCCATCGCCGGCCTCGTGCAAGGCCTGGCCGAAGCGATCGCCTTCGGCGAGAAGGCCGGCCTGGACATGAAGGCGGTGCTCGGCGTCATCGGCAAGGGCGCGGCGCAAAGCTGGCAGATGGACAACCGCGGACCCACGATGATCGACGACCGGTTCGACTTCGGCTTCGCCGTCGACTGGATGCGCAAGGACCTCGGCCTGGTGCTCGCCGAGGCTCAGCGCAATGGCGCCCGCTTGCCGGTGACGGCGCTGGTCGACCAGTTCTACGCCGACCTGCAGGCGATGGGCGGCCGGCGTTGGGACACGTCCAGCCTGATCAAGCGCCTGCGCTGA
- a CDS encoding PilT/PilU family type 4a pilus ATPase, with protein sequence MERDQASKFVNDLLRLMVSRNGSDLFLTADFPPAIKVDGKVTKVSPQPLTGQHTLALTRSVMNDKQAAEFERTKECNFAISPQGIGRFRVNAFVQQGNVGLVLRTIPQTLPTIDSLNLPQVLKDVAMTKRGLVIFVGATGSGKSTSLAAMVDFRNENSFGHIITIEDPVEFVHPHKNCIVTQREVGLDTEGWGAALKNTLRQAPDVILMGEIRDRETMEHAVAFAETGHLCMATLHANSANQALDRIINFFPEERRAQLLMDLSLNLKSLVSQRLLPRQEGKGRIAAVEIMLNTPLISELIFKGEVAEIKEIMKRSRELGMQTFDQSLFDLYENNMVTYEDALRNADSVNDLRLQIKLHSQRARSSDLAAGTEHLTIV encoded by the coding sequence ATGGAAAGAGACCAGGCATCCAAATTCGTCAACGACCTGCTGCGCCTCATGGTGTCGCGCAACGGGTCCGACCTGTTTCTCACGGCCGACTTTCCGCCAGCGATCAAGGTCGACGGCAAGGTCACCAAGGTGTCGCCACAGCCGCTGACCGGCCAGCACACGCTGGCATTGACGCGCTCGGTGATGAACGACAAGCAGGCAGCGGAGTTCGAGAGGACGAAGGAGTGCAACTTCGCCATCTCGCCGCAGGGCATCGGGCGGTTCCGGGTCAATGCCTTCGTTCAGCAGGGCAACGTCGGCCTGGTGCTGCGCACCATCCCGCAGACCTTGCCGACCATCGACAGCCTCAACCTGCCGCAGGTTCTGAAGGACGTGGCGATGACCAAGCGCGGCCTGGTCATCTTCGTCGGCGCCACCGGCTCGGGCAAGAGCACGTCCCTGGCCGCGATGGTGGACTTTCGCAACGAGAACTCGTTCGGCCACATCATCACCATCGAAGACCCGGTGGAGTTCGTGCATCCGCACAAGAACTGCATCGTCACGCAGCGCGAGGTCGGCCTCGATACCGAAGGCTGGGGCGCGGCACTGAAGAACACCCTGCGCCAGGCGCCCGACGTCATCCTGATGGGCGAAATCCGCGACCGCGAGACCATGGAGCACGCGGTGGCCTTCGCCGAGACCGGTCACCTGTGCATGGCCACGCTGCACGCCAACAGCGCCAACCAGGCGCTCGACCGCATCATCAACTTCTTCCCTGAGGAGCGACGAGCGCAGTTGCTGATGGACCTGTCGCTGAATCTGAAGTCGCTGGTGTCGCAGCGGCTGCTGCCGCGCCAGGAAGGCAAGGGGCGCATCGCTGCCGTGGAGATCATGCTCAACACGCCGCTCATCTCCGAGCTCATCTTCAAGGGCGAGGTCGCGGAGATCAAGGAGATCATGAAGCGCTCGCGCGAGCTCGGCATGCAGACCTTCGACCAAAGCCTGTTCGACCTCTACGAGAACAACATGGTCACCTACGAGGATGCGCTTCGCAACGCCGACTCGGTGAACGACCTGCGCCTGCAGATCAAGCTGCACAGCCAGCGCGCTCGCAGCAGCGACCTGGCGGCGGGCACGGAGCACTTGACGATCGTGTGA
- a CDS encoding cyclic nucleotide-binding domain-containing protein: MKRLLARIKRAPGSGAGDDAGFFSSMYQEPPDAPQTLSSWRDRAPRIGAQAFDRRQGAEMFARLWGADRHVVALNADELQRMSQYLEFVQVPMGQEVIGQDELGDYMVIVLDGTLSVDRGQPWGGKARLAEAHAGDMLGEMSLLDAGARFSSCVTLTPCTLAVVDAKRLDEMINQAPRLGVALLASLSRRLSLRLRQVSARLSALLSQN; encoded by the coding sequence GTGAAGCGCCTGCTGGCCCGCATCAAGCGCGCCCCCGGCTCGGGCGCCGGCGACGACGCCGGCTTCTTTTCATCGATGTACCAGGAGCCGCCCGACGCGCCGCAGACGCTTTCGTCGTGGCGCGACCGTGCGCCGCGCATCGGCGCCCAGGCCTTCGACCGGCGCCAAGGCGCGGAGATGTTCGCGCGCCTGTGGGGCGCGGATCGACACGTGGTGGCACTCAACGCCGATGAGCTGCAGCGCATGAGCCAGTACCTCGAGTTCGTGCAGGTGCCGATGGGCCAGGAGGTGATCGGCCAGGACGAGCTCGGCGACTACATGGTCATCGTGCTCGACGGCACGCTGTCGGTCGATCGCGGCCAGCCGTGGGGCGGCAAGGCGCGGCTCGCCGAGGCACATGCCGGTGACATGCTCGGCGAGATGTCGCTGCTCGACGCCGGCGCGCGCTTCTCGTCTTGCGTCACGCTCACGCCGTGCACGCTGGCGGTCGTCGACGCCAAGCGGCTCGACGAGATGATCAACCAGGCACCGCGGCTGGGCGTCGCGCTGCTGGCGTCCTTGTCACGCAGGTTGTCACTGCGCTTACGCCAGGTGAGCGCGCGACTGAGCGCCTTGCTGTCGCAGAATTGA
- a CDS encoding type IV pilus twitching motility protein PilT, which yields MDITQLLAFSVKNKASDLHLSAGLPPMIRVHGDVRRINVDPLEHKQVHDMVYDIMNDSQRKSYEETLECDFSFEIQGLARFRVNAFNQNRGAGAVFRTIPSKILTLEQLAAPKVFADLALKPRGMVLVTGPTGSGKSTTLAAMVNHLNENEYGHVLTVEDPIEFVHESKKCLINQREVGPHTLSFANALRSALREDPDAILVGEMRDLETIRLALTAAETGHLVFGTLHTSSAAKTVDRIVDVFPAAEKEMVRAMLSESLVAVISQTLCKLKDGSGRVAAHEIMLGTAAIRNLIRENKVAQMYSAIQTGNSMGMQTLDQNLADLVRRNIISPAEARGKAKFPENFPG from the coding sequence ATGGACATCACCCAACTGCTGGCGTTCTCGGTCAAGAACAAGGCGTCGGACCTGCACCTGTCAGCCGGATTGCCCCCGATGATCCGGGTGCACGGCGACGTGCGCCGCATCAACGTCGACCCGCTCGAGCACAAGCAGGTGCACGACATGGTGTACGACATCATGAACGACTCGCAGCGCAAGTCGTACGAAGAGACGCTGGAGTGCGACTTCTCCTTCGAGATCCAGGGCCTCGCGCGCTTTCGCGTCAACGCGTTCAATCAGAACCGCGGCGCCGGCGCGGTGTTCCGGACCATTCCGTCGAAGATCCTCACCCTCGAGCAGCTGGCCGCACCCAAGGTGTTCGCCGACCTGGCCCTGAAGCCGCGCGGCATGGTCCTGGTGACCGGCCCCACCGGCTCGGGCAAGTCGACCACGCTGGCCGCCATGGTGAACCACCTCAACGAGAACGAATACGGCCACGTGCTGACGGTGGAAGACCCGATCGAGTTCGTGCACGAATCGAAGAAGTGCCTGATCAACCAGCGCGAGGTCGGTCCGCACACGCTGAGCTTCGCCAATGCGCTGCGCTCGGCGCTGCGCGAGGATCCCGATGCCATCCTGGTCGGCGAAATGCGCGACCTCGAGACCATCCGCCTGGCCCTCACGGCGGCGGAAACCGGGCACCTGGTGTTCGGCACGCTGCATACGTCAAGCGCCGCGAAGACGGTGGACCGCATCGTCGACGTCTTCCCCGCGGCCGAGAAGGAGATGGTTCGCGCCATGCTGTCGGAGTCGCTGGTGGCGGTGATCTCCCAGACGCTGTGCAAGCTGAAGGACGGCTCCGGGCGAGTGGCGGCGCACGAGATCATGCTGGGCACCGCCGCCATCCGCAACCTCATCCGCGAGAACAAGGTCGCCCAGATGTACTCCGCGATCCAGACCGGCAACAGCATGGGAATGCAGACGCTCGACCAGAACCTTGCCGACCTGGTTCGCCGCAACATCATCTCCCCTGCGGAGGCGCGCGGCAAAGCCAAGTTCCCGGAGAACTTCCCCGGCTGA
- a CDS encoding YggS family pyridoxal phosphate-dependent enzyme encodes MATIPNNIQQVRARIAASCAEAQRPVESVTLLVVAKTFPARAVRQAFDAGERVFGENYVQEAIDKMEALADLREQLEWHLIGPLQGNKTRIVAEHFDWVHSVDRLKIAQRLSAQRPMQLPPLQMCLQVNISGEQSKSGLAPDEVLRVAREVVGLPRVRLRGLMAIPEPASTHEAQRRPHAALRELLQRLQREGLAVDTLSMGMTADLEAAILEGATIVRVGTAIFGAR; translated from the coding sequence ATGGCGACGATCCCCAACAACATACAACAAGTGCGCGCTCGCATTGCCGCCTCGTGTGCAGAGGCCCAACGGCCCGTGGAAAGCGTCACATTGCTCGTCGTCGCCAAGACCTTTCCCGCGCGCGCCGTGCGACAGGCGTTCGATGCCGGCGAGCGCGTGTTCGGCGAGAACTACGTGCAGGAGGCGATCGACAAGATGGAAGCGCTCGCCGATCTGCGCGAGCAGCTCGAGTGGCATCTGATCGGGCCGCTGCAAGGCAACAAGACACGCATCGTCGCCGAGCACTTCGACTGGGTGCATTCGGTCGATCGATTGAAGATCGCACAGCGCCTGTCCGCGCAACGACCGATGCAGCTGCCGCCGCTGCAGATGTGCCTGCAGGTCAACATCAGCGGCGAGCAGAGCAAGAGCGGCCTGGCGCCGGACGAAGTGCTGCGTGTCGCGCGCGAGGTGGTCGGCCTGCCCCGTGTGCGTCTGCGCGGCCTGATGGCCATCCCCGAACCGGCGTCGACGCACGAAGCGCAGCGGCGGCCTCACGCGGCCCTGCGAGAGCTTTTGCAGCGCCTGCAGCGCGAGGGCCTCGCGGTGGACACCTTGTCGATGGGCATGACGGCCGACCTCGAAGCGGCGATTCTCGAAGGCGCGACGATCGTTCGCGTCGGCACGGCCATCTTCGGCGCGCGATAG
- a CDS encoding DMT family transporter → MATALLYLLTVLIWGTTWIALKLQIGEVPIPWSIAYRFWLAAAVLVAWLAWRRELRLPPRRIGPLLLGQGLALFCVNFMCFLHASQWIASGLIAVCFSTAPLWNALNGRLFLRQPLAPRVLVGGGLGLAGLLLLFGTEVAKDLDRPQTLWGLALALAGTCCFSLGNLLSGAMQRQGQTPLQTNAWAMLVGATVIAAYAVVTGQPMRFDTSMQYIGAWLYLAIPGSVIGFTAYLTLVGRLGADRAAYCTVLFPVVALNVSALVEGYAWTLSALFGLGLVAAGNVAVFWRGTPRRWQSA, encoded by the coding sequence ATGGCCACTGCCTTGCTCTACCTGCTCACCGTGCTGATCTGGGGCACGACCTGGATCGCACTGAAGCTGCAGATCGGCGAGGTGCCGATCCCGTGGTCCATCGCGTACCGCTTCTGGCTTGCCGCAGCGGTGCTCGTCGCATGGCTCGCCTGGCGGCGCGAGCTGCGCCTGCCGCCGCGCCGCATCGGGCCGCTGCTGCTGGGGCAAGGCCTTGCCCTGTTCTGCGTCAACTTCATGTGCTTCCTGCACGCGAGCCAGTGGATCGCCAGCGGGCTCATCGCCGTCTGCTTCTCGACGGCGCCCCTGTGGAACGCACTGAACGGACGGCTGTTCCTGCGTCAGCCGCTGGCACCGCGCGTGCTGGTGGGCGGCGGGTTGGGGCTCGCCGGCCTGCTGCTGCTGTTCGGCACCGAGGTCGCCAAGGACCTGGACCGGCCGCAGACCTTGTGGGGCCTCGCGCTGGCCTTGGCCGGCACCTGCTGCTTCTCGCTCGGCAACCTGCTGTCAGGCGCGATGCAGCGGCAAGGACAGACGCCGCTGCAGACCAATGCCTGGGCGATGCTGGTGGGCGCGACAGTGATCGCCGCATACGCGGTGGTGACGGGACAGCCGATGCGCTTCGATACCTCCATGCAGTACATCGGTGCGTGGCTCTACCTCGCCATTCCCGGCTCGGTGATCGGTTTCACCGCCTACCTCACGCTCGTCGGCCGCCTGGGCGCGGATCGGGCGGCGTATTGCACGGTGCTGTTTCCCGTGGTGGCGCTGAACGTATCGGCCCTCGTCGAGGGGTATGCATGGACCCTGTCGGCGCTGTTCGGATTGGGCCTCGTCGCAGCGGGAAACGTCGCCGTCTTCTGGCGCGGCACGCCCCGACGATGGCAATCGGCCTAG
- a CDS encoding AraC family transcriptional regulator, translating into MEAAITQLDVGAALLRSRARLRRAAALPAGVWVAHWGNADTQTAYLKPSHHTLSFYLEGGHAVRCHQAPSARGEPGSLCLLPAGHESHWDVNGSLQLLHVYLPTLQWAQAAERWFELDPRSATLAERIYFHDEGLASLCGRIAALDWRGTGEALLLQQLTLDLQARLLMSQTVHRPRLGPVRGGLSPAARRRVLEKMETHLHERLDLAELARVACLSEFHFARMFKTSFGTSPHAWVMQRRLERARRLLAQGHATLDEVVQRCGYAHLSHLNAALKRAGLPSASAVRQMASAVTFFTSSITA; encoded by the coding sequence ATGGAAGCGGCCATCACACAACTCGACGTCGGCGCCGCGCTGCTGCGCTCGCGCGCCCGGCTGCGCCGTGCCGCAGCGCTGCCGGCCGGCGTGTGGGTGGCCCACTGGGGCAACGCGGACACCCAGACGGCGTACCTGAAGCCCAGCCACCACACCTTGTCGTTCTATCTGGAGGGCGGACACGCCGTCCGCTGTCACCAGGCGCCCTCGGCGCGCGGCGAGCCCGGCAGCCTGTGCCTGCTGCCGGCCGGCCACGAGTCGCACTGGGATGTCAATGGCTCGCTGCAGCTATTGCACGTCTACCTGCCGACGCTGCAGTGGGCCCAGGCGGCGGAGCGTTGGTTCGAGCTCGATCCGCGCTCGGCCACGCTGGCCGAGCGCATCTATTTCCACGACGAGGGGCTTGCATCCTTGTGTGGACGCATCGCGGCGCTCGACTGGCGCGGCACGGGAGAGGCGCTGTTGCTGCAGCAGCTCACGCTCGACTTGCAGGCCCGGCTGTTGATGTCGCAGACCGTGCATCGGCCGCGGCTCGGGCCGGTACGCGGCGGCTTGTCGCCGGCGGCGCGGCGACGCGTGCTGGAGAAGATGGAAACCCACCTGCACGAGCGCCTCGACCTGGCCGAGCTCGCACGGGTCGCCTGCCTGTCCGAATTCCACTTCGCGCGCATGTTCAAGACCAGCTTCGGCACGAGCCCGCATGCGTGGGTGATGCAGCGGCGGCTCGAACGCGCGCGACGGCTGCTCGCACAAGGCCATGCGACGCTCGACGAGGTGGTGCAACGCTGCGGCTACGCGCACCTGTCGCACCTGAACGCGGCATTGAAGCGGGCCGGCCTGCCCTCGGCCTCGGCGGTGCGTCAGATGGCCAGCGCGGTGACGTTCTTCACTTCCTCCATCACCGCGTAG